The DNA segment GTATAGAAGTTGCTCTCCGGAAAATATCTGCAGTGTTTTGGCGGCTCAGTACGAAAATAGTCCGTATGATTCTGTGAAGGAATGCAAAGTTTGCGACCAAGACGAGTGTAATTCGGCGAGTGTTGCAATTCTTTCATTGGGTGTAGTTTCAGTTGCACTTTTATTGCATCAAGTGTTGTAGAAgtaatctttgattttttctgGGTTATGGAGATATAATAAAGACTCTACATCCCCAATccaaattttattatgtattttttgttctatCAGCTATCACTAATGGTTTCCTAACCTAATAGGTAAATAATCACTTTAACCAGTtaagaaatagtatattatttaacGAGCGTGTAATGCAGCCTATCCCTCACGAGGCACAGTCAAACGAGTGCGTAATAGCCATCACCCGCGAGTATTTTCATCACTTTCATTATCAAGATTCATTCATTACTTCTTTTAAGACTCACGAATTATGACATTTCGAAACAGTTATGACATGATTATTATGTTGTAtcaatagtataaaaaaaatgcaatttgaattaattttgattaatgtattttttccaaaatctacggaaaaatacaaactgcaaattagaaacaacGTATCTGCAATCTCAACATTCTCAAAATGTTTGCATTTTTGTGTCACTCCAAAGTTAGTATTAAAAACACTACTTTATACTTACGGCAATTTAGATAAGGTGAAATAATATTTACTTGTTAAATGGAGGATTACGTTTCCAAATGTGAAACGACCTTGGCTTGGGAATAGTTTGGAGCACGCTTATCATTACTTAGctcacataacctaaaatgAAACCTACGAAAATGAACGAAACGTCACGGGCGTTCAAAAATGCACAGGCTACTCCAAACGAACTACTTTCTGAACGCAGGTTACTTGTACtccgttttttttataatcaattgccagtgtcaaaatacagaaaaagaCCAAACtatatattaaaaatcattgacaTTTGGTCCAGTGCTATCTCAATTTCACCCTAGATTTCCCCCCGAtcattattgaggttatgttgcataTTTTTATGAGTGTGAGACacgtgtttaatttaaattgtcaaatgtgacaatcggtgacaatttcaaaagtcAATATTTCAAacgtgatttataaaattcactgtttcgaattttctaccaacctgacaacactttgacaattaattataaaaaaacagaCTTTATAGTCGTcttcaatgacatccgtgctgtcagtatgacagtatgttggcatcacttgctgtttcaatttagtaattttgaatttcctaatttggcaatttatcttgacgcggcaaattgacaaattcaaattattatttatcatttccgataaaaaatgtagtctGATTCGGATTCCGAGGATGACTTCGTTgtttaaccatgttttacaccATGTTGAAGATTGAGTTTTATCGTTTGTTGTTGACGTTTCAcgaaatgtaaattttcttttaccataacctcaatttcttgtttgacatttttttaactaggattttcttatactctgaatactggttatgaatttgtgtgtacaatctgcaccaacatattaaaaatgacactgacagcacggatgtccttgaaaacgactataccTTTGTACCTCTTTACCCACAAACCtttttataatatgtaattctttagggaattaaaatttgacatttggaTTTGTGAGAGCTATAGTTCTTATCTGTGATGTCAACAGGTTTTAATTCTACtacaaaaagtgaaaaaaaatcaatataatATTATGTCATTTCATGAtttagattattttttatgacTTACTGGAATTTATGTTTCTAGAATATTTTACGAGCGAAAAACCCGAAAGATAACGTTGTGACAAAGACGTGCATTAAAAACTTGTCAACGATGTATTTATTGCAACCGAAAAATAACaccaagtaaaatttttatctaaACTTGTAAATAATGTAATCAACAACACATCATTCAAGCTGATAAAGATTGTTTCGTTGAATTATCGtgatgtttcatttttgaatCAGGACTGAAGAGTCCTTTggacatttgaaattttattctgttgacccaaaaaaaaaaaaaaccggaaGCAACACAGATCTTACTCTGGTTTGTTTTCCTCTCTCGTTTAGACTTATAGATAAGATTACTTATCATCACATATTTGAATAAACGATTTTCAGTTGACTAATCAAACAGTTACTATTGGTGATGTCAGCTGAAAGGTACTCCATCATGACAAAAATGGTTATTACGCTACTTGTGTTGTGTGTTTTGTTACACTCTCATTCAGGTAAGTCTGTCATTGTTCTTGTAAAAACTTTTGGCTACTTTGTGACCTTTACTAGTACTATCCGCTACTAAATGCTACAAATGCTCAACCTCAACAAACCAAGACTGTGCTAATCCGATCGACAAAGTAACAGACTATTGCACCAGTACTTCCGGTGCCGAAATAAACTGCCTCAGCTACACCTATTCGCTGAGTAAGTACCGAGTACCCACCCATTTTCTTGTTTACTTAAGACCGCATTGTCCTTGTTCTAGACGATCGCAACATTACGTATCGAGGATGCAGGACCCTTGGCGACAACTGCGATGACGTCAAAAACGCCGTCTTCACCGAAAACAAGGTACTACTCGGTTGTACCTTGTGTCCACAAGATCTGTGCATCAATGCGTCATCGCCACTCAAATTACCAACTGCATTAACTATAGCTTCgtttattgtaataaaatatttcaattaatGTAACTGCCTAGAATCAATGAAAGTACCAGTGTGACCACCGAAGCGCTGACAAATTCCCCAGAACCGCAAAGGTCACTGTGACAAGTGTCACAATCCAACAACTTATTCGACTCCGTATCCTTGCCCTTCAACGTGTCACAAATACCTTTGGAGCCACAGGACCTCGAGATCTTTTCAGTACCAGTGAGAGGATCTAGAAAAACCAATTAGTGAAGTCCTGAAGGAGCGAGAACGTACTTTTGAAAGTGTATACGACGCAGACTTCGTCTCCATCACAGTGTTCCGTCGAAACTGTGTCTTTATCCTTGAGGTCCTCGCAAGGATTTTGCTGACCTTTGTAGCCGTCGCAGTCGTAACATTTCAAAGAAGTCCCTAGAAGAATTGTGTCTGAACTGGTACCACCAAGAAGAAACTCACCTTTGTGGACCACCAACAACAAGACCAACACGAAAAGTTTCAAAGCCATCTTTGTTTTAACTGAGCTCGTGGAGGGTAAACCATAGAATTTATACTGTTTTGGTggtaaacataaaaaaatttggtatTATGTAAACAAAGTGACTTGTTTATTGttaatacaacaaaaatggcGCAaggtttgcaaatatttcactTGATCGAGAAATACTCAGCGAtggttcaaaatttatttcaaacaaattgtAACAATCAATTGATCAAGAGTTTGGTGATTGTGAAGAGGATGATGGCTACGAGTGGCGAGAACTTGAGGAGGTTGCTTGTGTTGCAGTAGTTGTGGTCAGAACAGGTTTGACAGTCCAACAGTTTACTGTAGTAGTTGTTGTATTTGGAAGCCAAGATGGCACAGATGTCTCTGTGTTGACAGCTGCGGTGAATCATCAGCGAGTCACCATCTGCAAGGCGATTGGTCAGGTCTTGTTTAAGTCAGTGAAGCAGGGTACTTACATTCGATTATGTACTTTGCGCAGACCGCATCTCCGTACATGCAAGTGTAGTAGGGTAAACTTCCACCGCTGTAAGATAAATTCTCACATCTGAAATTGTTCCCTAGAGAGGCTGTACACGAGTAGCATTCCAAAGTTGTCACTGAAACACAACGTCAGAAGGGAGAGTGACAATCGGGGCCCCCCTGTATATACCTGAGTCGAGATTGTTAAAAGCCACCACACCCAAAACAGCACAAATCACTTTAAGAGCCATCACCAAGAAAGTATAAAGCTCGCGCTGAACCAGTCACCTCTTCAATGAAGTAAATTTGCATTGGAGCTTATCAGAGttgtgtaatttattttatatacgtataaaaaatatttagataaACTCTTTAAGGAACCAAAGTCTCCTTGACTCATTCAAACAAGAAACTCGGTTAAGTTTTATTAAGACCGTTAGCAAATCTACAATAAGTAAGCGCTGAGGATGCATCGAGTCGAAACGTCAGTTCACCGCACCAACCACACAATTACCGTCATCGCGCACAGCACCGATCCCCCAGGAGACGGCGCTTCGTTGCAGAGGTCCTCGCTGCAAGTCGTACAAATGTGCTGCCCCGGCAAGACCGACCCAGTCCTCCTCAAGTCGTTGAAGATGTCTTCACACGTAGCACCGTAACGCAACGCCTGGCATCCCCTGCTGGTGCTCAGCTGGTTCAGCGACCCGGGGATCAGCGCTGGAAAGGAAAAGAGAATTTGCGAAATCGCGCAGGATTGTTGTTTACTTTGGTAGTGGTAGGCGGTGCAGACCGAGGGTTCGGTGCAGGTGACGGCCCTCAGGTACCTCTCGTCGCCGTAAAGACAGGCGTCGTATTCGTACTGGCTGTTGCTCGCTTCCGATGTGCACACGTAGCATCGTATGCACACGCCTTAAAGAGACTAATTAGTACACGGCGTCTAGGGAAAATTTACTAAGTAAATGTTTGGAGAGGCGGTGCGTTTCATCTGGGTTAAATCAATGCGAATTGTGCAAGTGCACCCTTGCTCCCTTAAACTCAAGATCAACGTGTGTTTACTTATGCGTGCGGTGCTGATTACACGTAAGGTACACTAGCGTGAGCTGTGTCAGCTGGTGATAAAATCTAATGTGATTTTAATGATAGTGGCTCAGTTTCCAAGCCTGAGAAATCGGAGTAAAAAATCTACTGATATGGGatattatcaattttttttttatttttaaataaataaaaaattatgaaacattttttagttcAAGGACATGTTCTGATCAATGATCATAAACCTACATTGACTCCCTGCTTTGTTATATCAACCATTAATTTGTAAGTTTATGTATTtatctttaatttaatcttcCAAATATAATAAAGTTATTTTAGGAACTTTTTAATAATCCCAAAAAGAATTTCACTGCAcctaaaaataatacataatcaAATACACAGCTTCTCCAATAATTTCTTTCTGTTAGTTATTCTTGTCGAGGACTTTTaatgtacaaaattatttaaaagaaatattttaaaaccattttgcatatacagggtgatttataaTAGGTGTAAAAAACTTTGACATCATGTTCGGGAagtcattttaagaaaaaaatgttatattaaTATAGGtcctattttgtttatttacagaACTAcatcaaatataaattttactGAAATAATTATGAAACTTAATTTGTGAAACAATTATAACTAGCTGATGGTAATGGTCTTCAGGTGTCTAGAAGAAGATTTCGTGATAGACGTTTTACTGCATTTTGAACAACTGTTATAGGGAATTTTTTCTCatagatttatttttctagttatttattttttaaagttgtactttaaataatgtttaaatttGATGTAGTtctgtaaataaacaaaatacgaCCTATATTTAAAATGACTTCATGAACACGATGTCAAAGTTTTTTACACCTAttataaatcaccctgtatagaatGTCTAGGAATATCTAGGAAGGAACAAGAAGAGGTAGAGAGAGTGTAAGAAACATATTTGAGAGAGAGATTGACATAGTGAGGGAGGAAAGGGCTGAgagtgaaagcgggaaagagagtGGCAAAATTTGAGGACAAAATGGAGGAAGGGAAGAGTACAGGATAGTGACGGAATgctggagagaaaagaaaaagaacaagGAGAAGAAGGAAAGAAGAGAGAATTACTACCAGAGGAACGGGTATCCCAGTGAAGATGTGGAAAGATTCAGAGCAGAAGGAAGATGAAAGAATGTAAagctgagtgaaagggacaaaAACACgaacaagcaagaaagaagggagagaatcaaagaatcaaggtacaacagggagtatgagaagtgtatgacagaggaaattccAAAGTACTTGGGAAGAGAGTGCAAGAGAAAGGAAAATGATGGTGAGATTCAAATGTGGAaatgaggagagagaaaaAAGGACCTGAATGCaaggagaggaaagaaggtgAGAGAGAGAGGAAGAGAAAGGAgcggggagaaatactgaataTAGATGGAAGGAAGataagatggatgaaagagaaaTGGAAGAGGAAGAAAAGAACAGAGaaggaaaaacatttttttttttaattgctcttttacgtttaaagaaaaatgtaatcaggaatccgaaataattgttatttgtacaactagttatgaaagtcatactttttttcatgaatttgcagattgattaacgagggcgtagcccgagttaatcaagtaAGTAGGtgaaaaaaaagagactttcataacgtgttgtacacactattttttgcatattgatgtaaattgagaaatttggtttaaaaggatttatgaaaaattacaccaaaaaaataggtatgctttgacaatcatctccaacgagatggaataaaatgatgcaaaaagtactactttcactatgatttttcgtgtaaaaaagttctactttcactacgattttgcgtataaaaaagtgccactttcattacgatatacaAAAAAGCATATGATATATTTCgaactattattatttttatataatgtCACAGCTCAAGGGCGCAGTATTCGGTTGCAAAGCAATGAAAAGCAAAAAGCGTTCACGAATGAGTTAAAAgggaaaaaataatgtaatgcaaaacataaataaaaaatttctataaaTATGAAGTTATAGTCGTTAGGTCAAGAAACACGTAAAACACAAAATGGCTATTCTATATTTTTACGGCtgtttaaatatgaaaacaaACCTTGAATTGAGTCGTAACATGTGTCCACCAGgagataaaaaattgcaccaagCGCAAAATGTAAAACTTCAAATCTATATCACGAAATCaacttcattttaaattaatccaaaaaatatgcgtaaaggtaaataaaatcaataatcATTTATAATCGATTATACGTAAGTGCTGACAACAGTACTTgagaaattttattcaatatCATTTCGATACGCCAGTATTGTGCCTCATTCGCAAATGGCGATAGCGTGACCTTGAGGATTCACTTTTTTAGAACTGTAataataacagttttttttttgaacgccCGTTATGTGAATAATTAACATGTTTTCTTATATATTTGACGACATTTTGTTCGTTGGAGAGtgtcacaattttaatttatcttaCTTCATACATCCACTCTTTTTAAAATCAACGATTCGATCTTATTTTGTACGGAAGTGCGTATGTGACATTCTGGAACGTGCTACacataataaaatggtttaaagaagaaaatgtGTCCTCTTCTACAAGTTAGAACATTCAAGTATTCTTATTGacgaacaaacaaaaaatcattCGAAATTGATGATTTGACAAATCACAGACTTgctgaaacaaaaattatgaaactcTCGATTTTATTGAGTATTGTTTTGTCACAGTCCGTTGCTAAAAAGAGAAATCAAAGGTATCATCACACCAAACTTTTGACAGATCATAGGTCATTCATGTAACTTTCACAATAAAGTAACAAAAAGCTAGAAAAGTAAGAAAAAGCTAGAAGTGAATATTGAGAagacgaaaaaaaaagagtgaaGTAGTGAAGAGAATGAGTGGAACAGGGAAGGAGGGAACATGGAAGAAGTAAACGAGTTCAAATACTTGGGTTGCACATTCAGTGAAAGAGCCACGGATAAGGCACATATCAGAGAGATAGTGAGGAAAGCAAATAAGGTAGTGGGATGTGTttgggg comes from the Tenebrio molitor chromosome 9, icTenMoli1.1, whole genome shotgun sequence genome and includes:
- the LOC138137696 gene encoding uncharacterized protein isoform X1 — translated: MFLYGFLFSTILLSHLGNPLQCYKCSGSSRNADKADKACVYGYSNVEKQECPYDHVCSTYQYEMYRVSRLMTMIRVVTILVISGLLDLGVCIRCYVCTSEASNSQYEYDACLYGDERYLRAVTCTEPSVCTAYHYQTLIPGSLNQLSTSRGCQALRYGATCEDIFNDLRRTGSVLPGQHICTTCSEDLCNEAPSPGGSVLCAMTVIVWLVR
- the LOC138137696 gene encoding uncharacterized protein isoform X2, translated to MFLYGFLFSTILLSHLGNPLQCYKCSGSSRNADKADKACVYGYSNVEKQECPYDHVCSTYQYEMYRVSRLMTMIRVVTILVISGLLDLGVCIRCYVCTSEASNSQYEYDACLYGDERYLRAVTCTEPSVCTAYHYQTLIPGSLNQLSTSRGCQALRYGATCEDIFNDLRRTGSVLPGQHICTTCSEDLCNEAPSPGGSVLCAMT